One Bufo gargarizans isolate SCDJY-AF-19 chromosome 4, ASM1485885v1, whole genome shotgun sequence DNA window includes the following coding sequences:
- the SYS1 gene encoding protein SYS1 homolog: MRMAGQFRSYVWDPVLIISQIALMQFIYYGCLGLWIALLDALIHYSPSLDQLFNCELLGFSSVHGRISMMAFILNSLTCALGLLHFIRRGKQCLDFTVTVHLFHMVGCWIYNAHFPSTITWWLLMFVCIGLMAVTGEYLCLRTELNEIPLNSAPKSNV, encoded by the coding sequence ATGAGAATGGCCGGACAGTTCCGAAGCTACGTGTGGGATCCCGTCCTGATCATTTCTCAGATAGCATTAATGCAGTTCATCTACTACGGCTGCCTGGGCCTCTGGATCGCATTGCTGGACGCCTTGATTCACTACAGTCCTTCTCTCGACCAGTTATTTAATTGTGAACTCCTGGGATTTTCTTCTGTACACGGGAGGATCTCCATGATGGCTTTCATCTTAAACTCTTTAACCTGCGCCTTGGGACTTCTCCACTTTATCCGCAGGGGAAAGCAGTGCCTGGATTTCACTGTGACGGTCCATCTGTTTCATATGGTGGGATGTTGGATATATAACGCTCACTTCCCTAGCACAATCACCTGGTGGCTACTGATGTTTGTATGCATTGGCCTAATGGCAGTGACTGGCGAGTATCTGTGTCTGCGGACTGAACTCAACGAGATCCCCCTCAACTCTGCACCCAAGTCTAATGTGTAA